The Listeria monocytogenes genome window below encodes:
- the ilvB gene encoding biosynthetic-type acetolactate synthase large subunit: MIDTTKTNEKATKKQNKSGAELLIDSLKKQQVEMIFGYPGGAVLPLYDAFYDCDIPHILTRHEQGAIHAAEGYARVTGKPGVVVVTSGPGATNVLTGIADAMSDSIPLVIFTGQVHTPGIGKDAFQEADMIGLTIPITKYNYQVRDVRDLPKIVNEAFHIASTGRKGPVVVDIPKDMGIIQTDTVRPDTIDLPGYQPTYSPNPLQLEKLMHSLSAASKPLILAGAGVNHARATAELLEFAERYQIPIVNTLLGLGSFPQSHDLFLGMGGMHGSYAANMALTDCDLLINFGSRFDDRLASAPKEFATKATIAHIDIDPAEIGKIIETQIPIVADINETLTQLLQMELPVHPDTSHWYKLNMTRKNRHPFNFDRTKKAEIKPQRVIELIGEITQGEALVSTDVGQHQMWAAQFYPFQFDHQIITSGGLGTMGFGFPAAVGAQLAFPDKTVVAIVGDGGFQMTNQELAILNDYQINVKTVIINNGSLGMVRQWQEKFHGERYSHSIFSSQPDFVKLSEAYGIKGVRLTNPETLEKDLRKAFAHSGPIVIDVHVAKDELVLPMVPSGKPNHQMEGVE, translated from the coding sequence GTGATTGATACGACGAAGACAAATGAAAAAGCGACAAAAAAACAAAATAAAAGTGGAGCGGAACTTTTAATTGACTCTCTGAAAAAACAACAAGTGGAGATGATTTTTGGTTACCCGGGTGGCGCTGTATTACCTCTCTATGATGCCTTTTACGACTGTGATATTCCGCATATTCTAACAAGGCATGAGCAAGGAGCGATTCATGCTGCGGAAGGTTATGCTCGTGTTACTGGCAAACCTGGTGTTGTTGTTGTAACAAGTGGGCCGGGAGCAACTAATGTATTGACTGGTATTGCGGATGCGATGAGCGATTCGATTCCTTTAGTTATTTTTACAGGGCAAGTTCATACGCCTGGAATTGGGAAAGATGCTTTCCAAGAAGCCGATATGATTGGGCTTACGATTCCTATTACAAAATACAACTACCAAGTGCGCGATGTTCGAGACTTACCAAAAATCGTCAATGAAGCTTTTCATATTGCAAGTACTGGTCGTAAAGGGCCTGTTGTCGTTGATATTCCAAAAGACATGGGGATTATCCAAACAGATACAGTTCGTCCAGATACAATTGATTTACCGGGTTATCAACCGACTTATTCACCGAATCCACTTCAACTAGAAAAACTAATGCACTCGCTATCAGCTGCAAGTAAACCACTTATCCTTGCAGGTGCCGGCGTCAATCATGCGAGAGCTACAGCTGAATTACTAGAATTCGCTGAACGCTATCAAATTCCTATCGTGAATACGCTACTAGGTCTCGGAAGTTTCCCGCAAAGTCATGATTTATTCCTTGGTATGGGCGGCATGCACGGTTCATACGCAGCAAATATGGCACTGACAGATTGCGATTTACTCATTAATTTTGGTTCCCGCTTCGATGACCGGCTTGCCAGTGCGCCAAAAGAATTTGCCACAAAAGCAACGATTGCACATATCGATATTGATCCTGCTGAAATTGGCAAAATTATCGAAACACAAATTCCTATTGTAGCTGATATTAACGAAACACTTACACAACTACTACAAATGGAACTTCCGGTTCACCCGGATACATCCCATTGGTACAAATTAAATATGACCCGCAAAAACCGTCATCCTTTTAATTTTGATAGAACGAAAAAAGCGGAAATTAAACCACAGCGTGTGATTGAGCTAATCGGCGAAATTACGCAAGGTGAAGCACTTGTTTCTACCGATGTTGGCCAGCATCAAATGTGGGCGGCGCAGTTCTATCCGTTCCAATTTGATCATCAAATTATTACGAGTGGTGGGCTTGGCACAATGGGCTTTGGCTTTCCTGCAGCAGTTGGTGCGCAACTTGCTTTCCCAGATAAAACGGTAGTCGCAATTGTTGGGGACGGCGGTTTCCAAATGACTAATCAAGAACTAGCGATTTTAAATGATTACCAAATCAATGTGAAAACGGTCATTATCAATAACGGTTCGCTCGGCATGGTTCGTCAGTGGCAAGAAAAATTTCACGGCGAAAGATATTCTCATTCGATTTTTTCGAGTCAACCAGATTTTGTTAAACTATCTGAAGCTTATGGTATCAAAGGGGTACGCTTGACGAATCCTGAAACGCTCGAAAAAGATTTAAGAAAAGCCTTCGCTCACTCTGGACCGATTGTCATTGACGTTCATGTGGCCAAAGATGAGCTAGTACTTCCAATGGTTCCAAGTGGCAAACCAAATCACCAAATGGAAGGAGTGGAATAA
- the rnz gene encoding ribonuclease Z has protein sequence MELVFLGTGAGVPSRGRNVTSIALSMLNERNTIWLFDCGEATQHQIMRSPIKLSKLEKIFITHLHGDHIFGLPGLLSSRSFQGGESDLTIYGPVGITEYVETSLRLSGTRLTYKIIFNEIEPGLIFEDKMFSITVDELDHGLRSFGYRIVEKDKPGALNADKLIDDGVEPGPIFQKIKNGETVTLADGSVINGKDYIDEPQKGKIISIFGDTKATASELELALNADILVHEATFEGDKEKLAGEYMHSTTIQAASLAKKANVKKLILTHISSRYDRDASKELLIEAQSVFENTEIAYDLAVFPIGE, from the coding sequence ATGGAACTTGTTTTTCTAGGAACTGGAGCAGGCGTACCGTCGCGAGGCCGTAATGTCACATCCATCGCACTTTCAATGTTAAATGAACGAAATACAATTTGGCTATTTGATTGCGGAGAAGCAACACAACACCAAATCATGCGAAGTCCAATTAAGCTTAGTAAGTTAGAAAAAATCTTTATAACCCACTTGCACGGTGACCACATTTTTGGTTTACCAGGCTTATTAAGTAGCCGTTCTTTTCAAGGTGGGGAGTCAGATTTAACCATATATGGTCCAGTTGGCATTACCGAGTACGTAGAAACTTCCTTAAGATTAAGTGGTACAAGGCTGACATATAAAATTATTTTTAACGAAATTGAACCGGGTTTAATTTTTGAAGATAAGATGTTTTCTATTACAGTGGACGAATTAGATCACGGATTACGTAGCTTTGGTTACCGAATCGTTGAGAAAGATAAACCGGGTGCATTAAATGCCGATAAATTAATAGATGATGGCGTGGAACCAGGCCCAATTTTCCAAAAAATAAAAAATGGAGAAACAGTCACATTAGCTGACGGAAGTGTCATCAATGGAAAAGACTACATTGATGAGCCGCAAAAAGGAAAGATTATAAGTATTTTTGGTGACACGAAAGCGACAGCCAGTGAACTGGAATTAGCACTCAATGCTGATATTTTAGTACACGAAGCTACATTTGAAGGCGATAAAGAAAAATTGGCAGGAGAATACATGCATTCGACCACAATACAAGCTGCGAGTCTTGCGAAAAAAGCCAACGTCAAAAAATTAATATTAACGCACATTAGCTCTAGATATGATCGTGACGCAAGTAAAGAATTATTAATAGAAGCACAATCTGTTTTTGAAAATACAGAAATAGCGTATGACTTAGCTGTTTTCCCAATTGGAGAGTGA
- the ilvC gene encoding ketol-acid reductoisomerase has translation MTKVYYEDAVKNNALEGKTVAVIGYGSQGHAHSQNLRDNGNNVIIGIREGKSAESARNDGFDVYSVSEAAEKADVIMILLPDETQGETYENEIKPNLKAGNALVFAHGFNIHFDVINPPNDVDVFLVAPKGPGHLVRRTFVEGGAVPSLFAIYQDATGNARDTALSYAKGIGATRAGVIETTFKEETETDLFGEQAVLCGGATHLIQAGFETLVEAGYQPELAYFEVLHEMKLIVDLMYEGGMEKMRHSISNTAEYGDYVSGPRVVTADTKKAMKEVLTDIQNGNFAKSFIDDNKNGFKEFHRMRKEQQGHQIEKVGAELREMMPFVKPQH, from the coding sequence ATGACAAAAGTTTATTATGAAGATGCAGTAAAAAACAACGCACTAGAAGGTAAAACAGTAGCAGTAATCGGGTACGGTTCGCAAGGTCACGCACATTCTCAAAATCTACGTGACAATGGCAATAACGTTATTATCGGCATCCGCGAAGGAAAATCTGCTGAATCTGCAAGAAACGATGGCTTTGATGTTTATTCTGTTAGCGAAGCAGCTGAAAAAGCAGACGTTATCATGATTCTTTTGCCAGATGAAACGCAAGGTGAAACGTATGAAAACGAAATTAAACCTAACCTAAAAGCTGGCAATGCACTAGTTTTCGCACATGGTTTCAACATTCATTTTGACGTAATTAATCCTCCAAACGATGTAGATGTTTTTCTAGTAGCTCCAAAAGGGCCTGGTCACTTGGTTCGTCGTACATTTGTTGAAGGTGGCGCAGTTCCATCCCTATTCGCCATCTACCAAGATGCCACTGGAAACGCACGCGACACAGCTCTTTCTTATGCAAAAGGTATTGGCGCCACTCGTGCTGGTGTTATCGAAACCACTTTCAAAGAAGAAACCGAAACCGATCTATTTGGCGAACAAGCGGTTCTTTGTGGGGGTGCGACTCACCTTATCCAAGCAGGATTCGAAACACTTGTAGAAGCTGGCTACCAACCAGAACTCGCTTATTTTGAAGTACTGCACGAAATGAAACTAATCGTTGACTTGATGTATGAAGGCGGCATGGAAAAAATGCGCCACTCGATCTCCAATACAGCAGAATATGGTGATTATGTTTCTGGTCCTCGTGTTGTTACAGCCGATACGAAAAAGGCAATGAAAGAAGTACTTACCGACATACAAAATGGTAACTTTGCTAAATCTTTCATCGACGACAACAAAAATGGCTTTAAAGAGTTCCATAGAATGCGCAAAGAACAACAAGGTCATCAAATCGAAAAAGTTGGTGCAGAACTTCGCGAAATGATGCCATTTGTTAAACCACAACATTAA
- a CDS encoding GNAT family N-acetyltransferase: MDNLETDRLILINYTLEMIQATINGSEALEKASGYHVSPDWPGIDFFFYLPYVLENVKKDDRMIKWTRLVVLKEENKIIGEIGGQGNPDETGEIEIGYSIVPDYQNKGYMSEALIGMIAWLEEQPAINRIFARCYEQNEPSIHVLQHNHFVHIEEKDTEEKQGRVMMWEYPIKQS; this comes from the coding sequence GTGGATAATTTAGAGACAGATCGATTAATATTAATTAACTACACACTGGAAATGATTCAGGCAACGATTAATGGGTCAGAAGCTTTGGAAAAGGCAAGTGGATACCATGTGTCACCTGACTGGCCAGGAATTGATTTCTTTTTTTATTTACCATACGTGTTAGAAAACGTGAAAAAAGACGATAGAATGATTAAATGGACACGCTTAGTCGTGCTAAAAGAAGAAAATAAAATTATCGGTGAAATAGGTGGGCAAGGGAATCCGGACGAAACGGGTGAAATCGAAATTGGTTACAGCATCGTCCCAGATTATCAAAATAAAGGATATATGTCAGAAGCGCTTATAGGCATGATTGCTTGGCTAGAAGAACAGCCCGCCATTAACCGCATATTTGCGAGATGTTACGAGCAAAATGAGCCATCTATTCACGTTTTACAGCATAATCATTTCGTACATATTGAAGAAAAAGATACAGAAGAAAAACAAGGAAGAGTGATGATGTGGGAATATCCAATCAAACAAAGCTGA
- the zwf gene encoding glucose-6-phosphate dehydrogenase, with translation MTDELEQKALITIFGGTGDLANRKLYPSLYHLYSKGSLGDNFAVIGTARREWSNDFFRDKVKESIKDIDGSEKDADAFASHFYYQSHDVTNKESYVTLKDLSDELDAKYELGGNRLFYLAMAPNFFGTIASRIKSEGFVDTDGFHRLIIEKPFGHDLASAEELNNSLRQAFKEDEIYRIDHYLGKEMIQNISVIRFANSIIESLWNNRYIDNIQVTLTEVLGVEDRGRYYDESGALRDMVQNHILQIVSLLAMEPPINLSTREIRHEKVRALRSLRVFEGKEVHQSFIRGQYGPGEVDGKELKGYRQEDNVDPHSNTETFVAGKLEIDNFRWAGVPFYIRTGKRLAKKTTQIAIQFKDVPLNLFGQQQSLGGNVLVIHIQPDEGITLHLNVKEPGQGMVTMPVNLNYIHSSPDGMNTPEAYEKLILDCLRGDATYFSHWDEVSLSWNFIDHVADVWTNTKDHFPNYKSGSMGPKEADDLIQRDGFQWFPID, from the coding sequence ATGACAGATGAGTTAGAACAAAAAGCACTGATTACTATTTTTGGCGGTACGGGAGATTTGGCAAATCGCAAACTTTACCCTTCGCTATATCATTTATACAGTAAGGGATCTCTTGGCGACAATTTTGCTGTTATCGGAACGGCACGTCGTGAATGGAGTAATGATTTCTTCCGTGATAAAGTAAAAGAGTCTATCAAAGACATTGACGGTTCCGAAAAAGACGCGGATGCATTTGCTTCTCACTTCTACTATCAATCTCATGATGTGACAAATAAAGAATCTTACGTAACGTTAAAAGATTTGTCTGATGAACTAGATGCAAAATACGAATTAGGTGGTAATCGCCTTTTCTATCTTGCAATGGCACCGAATTTCTTTGGAACGATTGCTAGCCGCATTAAGTCTGAAGGTTTTGTAGATACAGACGGTTTCCATCGTTTAATTATCGAAAAACCATTCGGTCATGATTTAGCTAGTGCGGAAGAATTAAATAATTCGCTTCGTCAAGCTTTCAAGGAAGATGAAATTTATCGTATTGACCATTATTTAGGAAAAGAAATGATCCAAAATATTTCGGTTATTCGTTTTGCAAATTCTATCATTGAATCGCTTTGGAATAATCGTTACATCGATAATATTCAAGTTACTTTAACAGAGGTCCTTGGAGTGGAAGATCGTGGACGCTATTACGATGAAAGTGGCGCACTTCGAGACATGGTTCAAAATCATATTTTACAAATCGTCTCTTTACTTGCAATGGAGCCACCGATTAACTTATCCACTCGCGAAATTCGTCATGAAAAAGTTCGCGCGCTTCGTTCTTTACGCGTTTTTGAAGGAAAAGAAGTGCATCAAAGCTTTATTCGCGGGCAATATGGCCCCGGTGAAGTGGATGGTAAAGAGTTAAAAGGTTATCGTCAAGAAGATAACGTGGACCCTCATTCCAACACAGAAACATTTGTAGCAGGCAAACTTGAAATCGATAATTTCCGCTGGGCTGGCGTACCATTTTACATTCGTACTGGTAAACGTCTTGCGAAGAAAACAACGCAAATTGCGATTCAGTTTAAAGATGTCCCATTAAACTTATTCGGGCAACAACAATCACTTGGTGGTAATGTGCTTGTTATTCATATCCAACCAGACGAAGGTATTACACTTCATTTGAACGTAAAAGAGCCTGGTCAAGGTATGGTTACGATGCCAGTAAACTTAAATTATATTCATTCCTCTCCAGATGGCATGAATACGCCAGAAGCATACGAAAAACTAATTCTAGATTGTCTTCGCGGTGACGCGACTTACTTCTCTCACTGGGATGAAGTATCGCTATCATGGAACTTTATCGACCATGTAGCAGACGTTTGGACAAATACGAAAGATCATTTCCCGAACTACAAATCCGGTTCGATGGGACCAAAAGAAGCAGATGACCTCATTCAACGCGACGGATTCCAGTGGTTCCCAATCGATTAA
- a CDS encoding YueI family protein translates to MAENIDDYLEKGMYGAKEINPAEKKKYLGTYRERVLVALTKEEVLTQEYLPELEKAILENSDSKLLLNGLLHYNSLRPYIKLAEKCKHEFSIVSRLEGETDIYLVLACQKAVNKEDIHLYKEAQVEQEEEPTSLLEKVRKLFN, encoded by the coding sequence ATGGCTGAAAATATTGATGACTACTTAGAAAAAGGCATGTATGGGGCAAAAGAAATTAATCCCGCTGAGAAGAAGAAATATCTAGGAACTTACCGCGAACGTGTCTTAGTCGCACTGACAAAAGAAGAAGTTTTGACGCAAGAGTATCTTCCAGAGCTAGAAAAGGCAATACTAGAAAATAGTGACTCCAAGCTACTTTTAAATGGATTACTGCATTATAATTCTTTACGCCCTTATATTAAACTAGCAGAAAAATGTAAACATGAATTTTCGATTGTTAGTCGTTTGGAAGGTGAAACAGATATTTACCTCGTCCTCGCCTGTCAAAAAGCGGTAAACAAGGAAGACATTCATTTATATAAAGAAGCACAAGTAGAACAAGAAGAAGAACCAACCTCGTTACTTGAGAAGGTTCGTAAACTATTTAATTAA
- the ilvN gene encoding acetolactate synthase small subunit, producing the protein MRRIITATVNNSSGVLNRITGVISRRQYNIDSISVGWTEIPNVSRITIVVHVDSLYEIEQVTKQLNKQIDVLKVSDITDDAHIERELALLKINSPAALRSELNAVIEPFRATVIDVGTKNVVIQVTGTSEKIDAFVDTVRPYGIKQMARTGVTGFTRSPKKMG; encoded by the coding sequence ATGCGCCGAATCATTACCGCTACAGTAAACAACTCTTCTGGCGTATTAAATCGTATCACTGGGGTTATCTCCAGGCGCCAATACAATATTGATAGCATCTCTGTCGGCTGGACCGAAATCCCGAATGTTTCCCGGATTACCATCGTCGTCCATGTCGATTCCTTATACGAGATCGAGCAAGTTACAAAACAGCTCAACAAACAAATTGATGTACTCAAAGTGAGCGATATTACTGACGATGCACATATCGAACGCGAACTAGCTTTACTTAAAATCAACTCCCCCGCCGCTTTACGTTCTGAGCTAAACGCAGTCATCGAACCATTTCGTGCAACCGTCATTGATGTTGGCACGAAAAATGTTGTCATTCAAGTAACTGGCACAAGTGAAAAAATCGATGCTTTCGTTGATACAGTTCGCCCGTACGGTATTAAACAAATGGCTAGAACCGGTGTCACAGGCTTTACAAGAAGTCCTAAAAAAATGGGCTAA
- a CDS encoding 2-isopropylmalate synthase: MKKIQFFDTTLRDGEQTPGVNFDVKEKIQIALQLEKLGIDVIEAGFPISSPGDFECVKAIAKAIKHCSVTGLARCVKGDIDRAEEALKDAVSPQIHIFLATSDVHMEYKLKMSRTEVLASIKHHIRYARQKFDVVQFSPEDATRSDRAFLIEAIQTAIDAGATVINIPDTVGYTNPTEFGQLFQDLRREIKQFDDIIFASHCHDDLGMATANALAAIENGARRVEGTINGIGERAGNTALEEVAVALHIRKDFYQAETNIVLNQFKNSSDLISRLSGMPVPRNKAVIGGNAYAHESGIHQDGVLKNPDTYEIITPALVGVDKNSLPLGKLSGKHAFHTRMEEMGYTLSEKELKDAFKRFKQLADAKKEVTEDDLHALILGQSSESADDFELKHLQVQYVTGGVQGAIVRIEERNGALIEDAATGSGSIEAIYNTINRLMKQDIELTDYRIQAITAGQDAQAEVHVVIKDNNGTEFHGIGIDFDVLTASAKAYLQASGKSKTPSKQAYFQEVK; the protein is encoded by the coding sequence ATGAAGAAAATCCAGTTTTTTGATACTACACTTAGAGATGGCGAACAAACCCCTGGAGTTAATTTTGACGTAAAGGAGAAAATCCAGATTGCCTTACAACTCGAAAAACTTGGAATTGATGTGATTGAAGCCGGCTTTCCGATTTCTTCTCCTGGAGATTTTGAATGCGTCAAGGCCATTGCAAAAGCGATTAAACATTGTTCTGTAACAGGGCTAGCGCGCTGTGTTAAAGGAGATATTGATCGCGCGGAAGAAGCACTTAAAGACGCTGTTTCCCCGCAAATACATATCTTCTTAGCAACGAGCGATGTGCATATGGAATACAAATTAAAAATGAGTCGGACGGAAGTTCTCGCTTCCATTAAACACCACATTCGTTATGCTAGACAAAAATTTGACGTTGTACAGTTTTCACCAGAAGATGCAACTCGGTCAGATCGTGCTTTTCTAATTGAAGCCATTCAAACAGCAATCGATGCCGGAGCAACTGTCATCAACATTCCGGATACGGTCGGGTATACCAACCCAACCGAATTCGGCCAGCTATTCCAAGATTTGCGCCGCGAAATAAAGCAATTTGATGATATTATTTTCGCTTCTCATTGTCATGATGACCTTGGTATGGCAACTGCAAATGCACTTGCTGCAATCGAAAATGGTGCGAGACGCGTTGAAGGTACAATTAATGGAATTGGTGAACGTGCTGGAAATACAGCTCTTGAAGAAGTTGCTGTCGCGCTTCATATTCGCAAAGATTTTTATCAAGCAGAAACAAATATTGTTTTGAACCAATTTAAAAATTCAAGTGATTTGATTAGCCGCTTGTCTGGTATGCCTGTTCCGCGTAACAAAGCTGTAATTGGTGGTAATGCTTACGCGCATGAATCTGGCATTCACCAAGATGGTGTCCTAAAAAATCCAGATACGTACGAAATTATCACTCCTGCGCTTGTCGGCGTAGATAAAAATTCCCTTCCACTTGGCAAACTTTCTGGAAAACATGCTTTCCATACGCGTATGGAAGAAATGGGATACACTTTGAGCGAAAAAGAACTCAAAGATGCTTTTAAACGATTCAAACAACTGGCGGATGCTAAAAAAGAAGTAACCGAAGATGATTTACATGCGTTAATTCTCGGACAATCTTCTGAGTCTGCGGATGATTTCGAATTAAAACACTTGCAAGTGCAATACGTTACTGGCGGCGTCCAAGGTGCGATTGTTCGTATTGAAGAACGTAATGGCGCTCTAATAGAAGATGCAGCAACTGGTTCTGGTAGTATTGAAGCTATATATAACACGATTAACCGTCTTATGAAACAAGATATTGAATTGACCGATTACCGCATCCAAGCGATTACAGCCGGTCAAGATGCTCAAGCAGAAGTACATGTCGTCATTAAAGATAATAACGGCACTGAATTCCACGGCATCGGCATTGACTTTGACGTGTTAACAGCGAGCGCTAAAGCTTATTTGCAAGCTTCAGGTAAAAGTAAAACTCCTAGTAAGCAAGCTTATTTCCAGGAGGTAAAATAA
- the ilvD gene encoding dihydroxy-acid dehydratase, with translation MRSDKIKKGVEQAPARSLLHATGQIKSPGDMDKPFIAICNSYIDIVPGHVHLRELADVAKEAIREAGGIPFEFNTIGVDDGIAMGHIGMRYSLPSREVIADAAETVINAHWFDGVFYIPNCDKITPGMLLASVRTNVPAIFCSGGPMKAGLSAHGKALTLSSVFEAVGAFKDGSMSQEDFLDMEANACPTCGSCAGMFTANSMNCLMEILGMAVPGNGTTLAVSDARRDLIRESAFHLMDLVKKDIRPRDIITKDAIDDAFALDMAMGGSTNTVLHTLALANEAGIEDYDLERINDIAKRVPYLSKIAPSSSYSMHDVHEAGGVSAIVKELVDLGGAIHPDRITVTGKTIRENVADAKINNTDVIHPKENPYSPVGGLSMLFGNIAPKGAAIKVGGVDPSVQVFKGEAICFSSHDEAVEAIDNHTVREGHVVVIRYEGPKGGPGMPEMLAPTSSIVGRGLGKDVALITDGRFSGATRGIAVGHISPEAAAGGPIALVHDGDIITIDLPNRTLNVDVPDEVLEERRKELPKFKAKVKTGYLARYTALVTSAHTGGILQIPEDLID, from the coding sequence ATGCGTAGTGACAAAATAAAAAAAGGTGTTGAACAAGCTCCAGCAAGAAGTTTGCTGCATGCTACAGGTCAAATTAAAAGTCCAGGTGATATGGATAAACCATTTATCGCTATTTGTAACTCTTACATTGATATTGTTCCCGGTCATGTTCATTTGCGAGAACTAGCGGATGTAGCTAAAGAAGCTATTAGAGAAGCTGGCGGTATCCCATTTGAATTTAATACGATTGGTGTCGATGACGGCATTGCGATGGGACATATCGGTATGCGCTATTCCCTTCCCTCTCGTGAAGTTATCGCGGATGCAGCAGAAACCGTAATCAATGCGCACTGGTTTGATGGGGTTTTCTACATTCCAAACTGTGACAAAATCACGCCAGGTATGCTTCTCGCTTCTGTTCGTACAAATGTACCTGCTATCTTCTGTTCTGGTGGTCCAATGAAAGCTGGATTATCTGCACACGGAAAAGCACTCACCCTCTCTTCTGTTTTTGAAGCGGTTGGCGCATTTAAAGATGGCAGCATGTCGCAGGAAGATTTTCTTGATATGGAAGCTAATGCGTGTCCGACTTGCGGATCTTGCGCAGGAATGTTTACAGCAAACTCGATGAATTGTTTGATGGAAATCCTAGGTATGGCTGTTCCGGGAAATGGTACAACACTTGCTGTTTCTGACGCACGACGCGACCTTATTAGAGAATCTGCTTTCCACTTAATGGATTTAGTTAAAAAAGATATTCGTCCTCGCGACATTATTACAAAAGATGCCATTGACGATGCTTTCGCGCTAGATATGGCAATGGGTGGTTCGACAAATACCGTATTACATACACTTGCACTTGCAAATGAAGCTGGTATTGAAGATTACGATTTGGAACGTATCAATGATATTGCTAAACGTGTTCCCTACCTTTCCAAAATTGCACCATCCTCTTCTTACTCCATGCATGACGTTCATGAAGCTGGTGGCGTTTCTGCCATCGTTAAAGAACTGGTTGACCTTGGCGGCGCTATTCATCCAGACCGAATCACTGTTACTGGAAAAACGATTCGCGAAAATGTAGCTGATGCAAAAATTAATAATACCGATGTTATTCATCCAAAAGAAAATCCTTACAGCCCTGTTGGCGGACTTTCGATGTTATTCGGTAATATCGCACCAAAAGGAGCCGCTATCAAAGTTGGTGGCGTAGATCCTTCCGTACAAGTATTCAAAGGAGAAGCGATTTGCTTTAGTTCTCATGATGAGGCGGTGGAAGCAATTGATAACCATACCGTTCGCGAGGGGCATGTCGTGGTCATTCGCTACGAAGGTCCAAAAGGCGGCCCGGGAATGCCTGAAATGCTTGCACCAACATCTAGTATTGTTGGTCGAGGTTTAGGAAAAGATGTTGCTTTGATTACAGATGGTCGCTTTTCTGGGGCTACTCGTGGTATCGCAGTTGGCCACATTTCTCCAGAAGCTGCAGCTGGTGGTCCTATCGCCCTTGTTCATGACGGTGATATCATCACGATTGATTTACCAAACCGGACACTGAATGTAGATGTTCCTGATGAGGTTTTAGAAGAACGAAGAAAAGAATTACCGAAATTTAAAGCCAAAGTAAAAACTGGTTATCTTGCAAGATATACTGCTCTAGTAACTAGCGCTCATACTGGCGGCATTTTGCAAATTCCAGAAGATTTAATCGACTAA
- a CDS encoding DUF6884 domain-containing protein, translating into MGISNQTKLIIIASGKPKIWDKLPDIGPVKARDVYTGTFHRLSKTYAEQFADDYLILSPKYGFLRPDDVVSKTYDVRFTMKGTGADTIQLEELKKQWQKLQINPTEPIPMLGGKKFRGLLTSITDGKQAFRFPLDGASGIGVMQQNLKQAIETGIPLNRTE; encoded by the coding sequence GTGGGAATATCCAATCAAACAAAGCTGATTATTATTGCATCTGGCAAACCGAAGATATGGGATAAGTTACCAGATATAGGTCCAGTAAAAGCAAGGGACGTTTACACGGGAACTTTTCATCGTTTAAGTAAGACTTATGCCGAGCAATTTGCGGATGATTATTTAATTTTATCTCCCAAATATGGTTTTTTACGACCGGACGATGTTGTTTCAAAAACATACGATGTTCGTTTTACAATGAAAGGGACTGGTGCGGATACGATTCAACTAGAGGAATTAAAGAAGCAGTGGCAGAAACTACAAATAAACCCTACCGAACCAATTCCGATGTTAGGCGGGAAAAAGTTCAGAGGGTTATTAACAAGCATCACGGATGGTAAGCAAGCATTTCGTTTTCCACTTGACGGGGCATCAGGAATCGGCGTCATGCAGCAAAATCTAAAACAAGCTATTGAAACAGGAATTCCATTAAATCGTACTGAGTAA